In a single window of the Centroberyx gerrardi isolate f3 chromosome 17, fCenGer3.hap1.cur.20231027, whole genome shotgun sequence genome:
- the LOC139931680 gene encoding rho-related GTP-binding protein RhoV-like, which produces MTAASWTIDALGNTDCFADSGNNGIIEENMAHAFQIHDKASRLKEPLSCLLVGDGAVGKTSMIISYIFNGYPNEYRQTAFDVFSGLVHVNGIPTRIKLIDTAGQEEFDHFRSLCYAHVDVFILCFSVVNPVSFDNITAKWIPQIRAGNSTSPIILVGTQSDLRHSANILIHLDQLRTKPVHFSQARRLAHRIRADEYVECSALTQKSLKDVFDCAIFAAVKHNACKKSKELKLLNRLKTFSNGGWKKLFCFI; this is translated from the exons ATGACAGCAGCTTCCTGGACCATTGACGCCCTGGGGAACACTGACTGCTTTGCTG ACAGTGGGAATAATGGAATAATTGAAGAAAACATGGCACATGCCTTTCAGATCCACGATAAAGCATCCAGACTGAAGGAGCCACTGAGCTGTCTGCTGGTTGGAGATGGAGCTGTGGGGAAGACCAGCATGATCATCAGTTACATCTTCAATGGATACCCCAACGAATACAGACAGACGGCTTTTGATGTGTTTTCTG GCCTGGTTCATGTGAATGGGATTCCAACTCGAATCAAACTGATAGATACTGCTGGACAG GAGGAGTTTGACCACTTCCGCTCTCTGTGCTATGCCCATGTGGACGTCTTCATCCTCTGCTTCAGCGTTGTCAACCCCGTGTCCTTTGACAACATCACTGCCAAATGGATCCCGCAGATCCGTGCCGGCAATTCCACCTCTCCCATTATCCTGGTTGGAACTCAGTCAGACCTTCGGCACAGCGCGAACATCCTCATTCATCTGGACCAGCTGAGAACCAAACCGGTGCACTTCTCCCAGGCCCGCAGGCTGGCACACAGGATAAGAGCTGATGAGTATGTGGAGTGTTCAGCGCTGACACAAAAGAGCCTCAAAGATGTGTTTGACTGTGCTATATTTGCTGCCGTTAAGCACAATGCCTGCAAGAAATCCAAAGAACTTAAACTGCTCAATCGTTTAAAGACTTTTTCTAATGGTGGGTGGAAGAAACTCTTCTGTTTCATCTGA
- the LOC139931689 gene encoding zinc finger FYVE domain-containing protein 1-like, whose product MSGHGSSSEKGVNTSLICQESYACGGSEEAAFECDECKSLQCIRCELELHSQERLKNHERVQIGPGHVPYCDNCKGGNGDSGKRHRSVVRCQNCKVNLCQDCQKRTHSGGNKKKHQLTSYPPPPKPAEVSSLQTSVQPSVQTADETKAQRAKLLEKVSSFLLVDENEEMQIKDEAAFVKKLTCEPDRLLKVVSIFGNTGEGKSHTLNHTFFMGREVFKTSPTQESCTVGVWAAFDPSRKVVVIDTEGLLGNSSKQGQRTRLLLKVLAISDLIIYRTHADRLHDDLFKFLGDASDAYLKHFTKELKATTARCGLDVPLSTLGPAVVIFHETVHTKLLGSDKSSESVDRLLLERFRKLGRFPEAFSSVQYRGTQTLSPPTDFRGLQNNLEQLLDNNATRSPRTPVVIFKALQALSERFNGEIADELVAHGCFFPDEYFTCSSLCLSCGSGCKNSMNHLGEGVCHEAKHRCRYSAQYDNRIYTCKACYEGGKEVIVVPKTSASSDSPWMGLAKYAWSGYVIECPGCGVIYRSRQYWYGNQDPVDTVVRTEIQHIWPGSDGFLKDNSNAAQRLLDGVNLVAQSVSELSVKPAKAVTSWLTDQIAPAYWKPNSLIFACHKCHAVFQDNDTKHHCRACGEGFCDSCSSKATPVPERGWGLAPVRVCDVCFEQRASHTELLEAELEEEEGGTLARKVGEAVTNTLGAVVTAIDIPLGLVKDAARPAYWVPDQEILSCHNCQREFTAKLSKHHCRACGQGVCDDCSPERRAVPSRGWDHPVRVCASCNQKPGDL is encoded by the exons ATGAGTGGGCATGGCTCATCTTCAGAAAAGGGAGTCAATACTAGTCTAATATGTCAAGAAAGTTATGCTTGTGGTGGCTCTGAGGAGGCTGCATTTGAATGTGACGAGTGTAAAAGCTTGCAGTGTATCCGTTGTGAGCTTGAGCTCCACAGCCAGGAGCGTCTGAAGAACCATGAGCGGGTTCAGATAGGTCCTGGGCACGTCCCCTACTGTGACAACTGCAAAGGAGGTAATGGAGACAGTGGCAAACGCCATAGATCTGTGGTCCGCTGCCAGAACTGCAAAGTTAACTTGTGCCAAGACTGTCAGAAACGCACCCACAGTGGAGGTAACAAGAAGAAACACCAGCTCACCTCTTATCCTCCACCTCCCAAACCCGCTGAGGTCAGCTCTCTCCAGACATCTGTCCAGCCCTCTGTCCAAACAGCCGATGAGACCAAAGCTCAGAGAGCAAAACTGCTGGAGAAGGTGTCCAGTTTTCTCCTGGTCGATGAGAATGAGGAAATGCAG ATTAAAGATGAAGCTGCATTTGTGAAGAAACTGACTTGCGAACCGGACCGACTGCTGAAGGTGGTGTCCATCTTTGGCAACACGGGAGAGGGCAAATCCCACACCCTGAACCACACTTTCTTCATGGGCCGCGAGGTGTTCAAGACTTCTCCCACACAAGAGTCCTGTACGGTGGGGGTGTGGGCGGCGTTTGACCCTAGCCGTAAAGTGGTGGTCATCGATACGGAGGGGCTGCTCGGGAACAGTTCCAAACAGGGCCAGAGAACCCGTCTCTTGCTCAAGGTGCTCGCCATCtccgacctcatcatttacCGCACCCATGCTGACCGTCTGCACGATGACCTCTTCAAATTCCTTGGGGACGCCTCGGACGCCTACCTGAAGCATTTCACCAAGGAGCTGAAGGCCACAACGGCCCGTTGCGGCCTGGACGTCCCACTGTCCACCTTGGGTCCTGCAGTGGTCATCTTCCATGAAACAGTCCACACTAAGTTGCTTGGTTCAG ATAAGTCATCCGAGTCAGTAGATCGGCTGCTATTGGAGCGCTTCAGGAAGCTGGGCCGTTTCCCAGAGGCCTTCAGCTCTGTCCAGTACCGGGGCACACAGACCCTCAGCCCCCCTACTGACTTTCGCGGCCTGCAGAACAATCTGGAGCAGCTCCTGGATAACAACGCCACCCGCTCCCCTCGCACCCCTGTGGTCATCTTCAAAGCTCTGCAG GCTCTGAGTGAGCGCTTCAATGGGGAAATTGCAGATGAGCTTGTAGCCCACGGCTGCTTCTTCCCCGATGAGTACTTCACTTGCTCAAGCCTCTGCCTCAGTTGTGG ATCTGGCTGCAAGAACAGCATGAATCACTTAGGAGAAGGAGTGTGCCATGAGGCCAAGCATCGTTGCCGTTATTCTGCTCAATATGATAATCGCATTTACACTTGTAAG GCTTGCTATGAAGGGGGGAAGGAAGTGATAGTTGTTCCTAAGACCTCCGCTTCCTCAGACTCTCCATGGATGGGCCTTGCCAAATATGCCTGGTCTGG GTATGTGATTGAATGTCCCGGCTGTGGAGTGATCTATCGGAGCCGTCAATACTGGTATGGGAACCAGGACCCTGTGGATACGGTTGTCCGCACTGAGATCCAGCATATATGGCCAGGG TCGGATGGCTTTTTGAAGGACAATAGCAATGCAGCGCAGCGTCTTTTGGATGGAGTCAACTTAGTGGCCCAGTCTGTGTCAGAGCTCAGTGTCAAGCCTGCCAAGGCCGTCACCTCCTGGCTGACAGATCAGATCGCCCCAGCCTACTGGAAACCCAACTCCCTCATCTTT GCGTGCCATAAGTGTCATGCAGTCTTCCAGGACAACGACACCAAGCATCACTGCCGTGCCTGCGGGGAGGGCTTCTGCGATAGCTGCTCTTCCAAAGCCACACCCGTCCCTGAGAGAGGCTGGGGTCTCGCCCCTGTTAGAGTCTGTGACGTCTGCTTCGAGCAGAGAGCttcacacacag AGCTGCTTGAGGCGGAGCTTGAGGAGGAAGAAGGCGGGACCCTAGCCAGGAAGGTTGGAGAGGCGGTGACCAACACCCTAGGGGCGGTGGTTACTGCTATTGACATCCCACTTG GCCTGGTGAAAGATGCTGCCCGTCCTGCCTACTGGGTGCCTGACCAGGAAATCCTGTCCTGCCACAACTGCCAGCGCGAGTTCACTGCCAAGCTGTCCAAGCACCACTGCCGCGCCTGCGGACAGGGCGTGTGCGACGACTGCTCCCCGGAGCGCCGTGCGGTTCCCTCGCGGGGCTGGGACCACCCCGTGCGCGTCTGCGCTAGCTGCAACCAGAAACCCGGAGACCTTTAA